Proteins from a genomic interval of Poecile atricapillus isolate bPoeAtr1 chromosome 1, bPoeAtr1.hap1, whole genome shotgun sequence:
- the MIDEAS gene encoding mitotic deacetylase-associated SANT domain protein, producing the protein MNLQAQQKSSSKRTGKRIAYFNEQDIAVPSKEPQQQLKEGQYYGHGGNIPVSQAMEISHPGGLTSAPNNVALMNSVYNQDRGESVMMPQSVTAVKWQNSLMGNRLPERGDSHWQSPPSMWNHSMVFGGNPKGPHSNAGAPGFYGHPEALKRNQEKGVFVSQLDLYGDAVQQMMSQKAQLEQQALVRQQAQMNSFHQMQKQQQQNQTLPLQPFQLAFGHQGQKQGLPELLHVFQEAPTSSSPAFTAQQKQQALPQLQLFENFYPQQQQQQAATQAFGLQQTTSIAQPHVAAAAPQHHMMPHQFQQAERNQELFKALTEQNQQTVLPQTQIPFPRRSRRLSKEGGLLTSAGEVLTSKQAEEQPSNLFLHHWQAHQQEVPLQQTPESLAHSKSSYLHPKRLDLGQKDVLVNSEQCQMETDRQAAAQNGRDEEKQATAPEENTQRTNDFQSVRGGVIQSTRRRRRVSQEANLLTLAQKAVELASLQNVKELDNSEEKKTVLVTAPGPTAASKSVVEFASSSPAPKKARDDNSLVPLIIPVSVPVRKIDLQSLEKEKSEDGKLQRGQTSDRAPCERKPSVIVTRRRSNRNTNMETSSQHEDAVPKDEAEGFARKPKQRPRPEPLFIPPKAGTFIAPPVYSNITPYQSHLRSPVRLADHPSDRNFELPPYTPPPILSPVREGSGLYFNAILSSSSHSVPPPMTPKSGHRTLLRSNSAEVTPPILTVVGEATPVSIEPRINVGTRFQAEIPSLQDRSLAEADEHKAELVWQPWGDLETNKVTQENVENLLAAACSSIFPGAGTNQELALHFLHEEKGSILGALTKLLLKKPVRPPSHPLADYHYTGSDKWKVSEKKLFNKGIAIYKKDFFLVQKLIKTKTVSQCVEFYYTYKKQVKIGRNGTLIFGDIDGANERSMKDEAEVDIKSSHRFARVLPLRRDIFSEEQGHVEEEEEEEEEEEAEEGLDNRKRSADALKDEQTLQDGAIASDTNMRSHETTVTGRIGRKPRETTVKPRKPITAPVQRKKRKQKIKSDATSKTQNTENTFPCKKCGRVFYKVKSRSAHMKSHAEQEKKAAALKQQEKEALAAAAAARRQAQQEESSDSGSSSAGSSSASSDEDGEI; encoded by the exons ATGAATCTTCAGGCTCAGCAAAAGTCTTCAAGCAAACGGACTGGGAAACGAATTGCCTATTTCAATGAGCAGGACATAGCTGTGCCGTCAAAAgaaccacagcagcagcttaaGGAAGGACAGTACTATGGTCATGGAGGGAATATACCAGTCTCACAAGCTATGGAGATTTCTCATCCAGGAGGATTAACAAGTGCACCCAACAACGTTGCTTTGATGAACTCTGTTTACAATCAAGATAGGGGAGAATCAGTGATGATGCCCCAGTCAGTAACAGCTGTCAAATGGCAGAATTCACTCATGGGAAACCGGTTGCCAGAGAGGGGTGACAGCCATTGGCAGTCTCCACCTTCAATGTGGAACCACAGTATGGTTTTTGGGGGCAACCCAAAAGGTCCCCACTCCAATGCTGGTGCCCCAGGCTTCTATGGCCACCCAGAAGCCCTTAAAAGAAATCAAGAGAAAGGAGTGTTTGTGTCACAGCTGGATTTATATGGAGATGCTGTCCAGCAGATGATGTCCCAGAAggctcagctggaacagcaagCCCTGGTTAGACAACAAGCTCAAATGAATTCTTTTCATCAAatgcagaaacagcagcagcagaatcaaaCTCTGCCACTGCAGCCTTTCCAACTTGCATTTGGTCACCAAGGCCAAAAGCAAGGTCTCCCTGAGTTGCTACATGTGTTTCAAGAAGCCCCAACTTCTTCCAGTCCAGCATTTACTGCGCAACAAAAACAGCAAGCTCTTCCCCAGCTACAGCTCTTTGAAAATTTCtatcctcagcagcagcagcaacaggctGCCACACAAGCCTTTGGTCTGCAGCAAACAACTTCTATCGCACAGCCTCATGTGGCAGCTGCCGCACCTCAGCATCACATGATGCCACACCAGTTTCAGCAAGCAGAGAGGAACCAGGAGCTATTCAAGGCATTAACAGAGCAGAACCAACAGACTGTGCTACCTCAGACCCAGATTCCCTTTCCAAGAAGGTCACGGAGACTCTCCAAAGAAGGTGGCCTGCTGACATCTGCAGGAGAAGTATTGACTTCTAAGCAGGCAGAAGAACAACCTAGCAATTTATTTCTCCATCATTGGCAAGCACATCAGCAAGAGGTCCCATTACAGCAAACACCTGAGTCACTGGCCCACAGTAAAAGTAGCTATTTGCACCCCAAAAGACTGGACCTGGGGCAGAAGGATGTCCTGGTCAATAGTGAGCAGTGCCAGATGGAAACAGACAGGCAAGCTGCAGCCCAGAATGGTAGAGATGAGGAGAAACAGGCCACAGCACCTGAGGAAAACACTCAGAGAACTAATGATTTTCAGAGTGTCAGGGGTGGTGTAATCCAGAGTACCCGACGGAGGCGACGTGTTTCTCAAGAAGCCAATTTGCTGACTTTGGCCCAAAAAGCTGTTGAGCTGGCTTCTCTTCAGAATGTAAAG gaaCTGGATaattcagaggagaagaagacTGTGCTAGTAACAGCTCCAGGACCTACTGCAGCTTCAAAAAGTGTTGTGGAATTCGCCAGTTCTTCACCAGCTCCCAAAAAAGCCCGGGATGATAACAGCCTTGTGCCTCTTATCATTCCTGTGTCTGTGCCAGTGAGAAAAATTGACTTGCAGAGCCTTGAAAAGGAAAAGTCTGAGGATGGAAAGCTCCAGAGAGGCCAAACAAGCGATCGAGCTCCTTGTGAAAGGAAGCCTTCTGTGATAGTCACTCGGAGGCGATCTAATCGTAACACTAACATGGAGACCTCGAGTCAG catGAAGATGCTGTTCCAAAGGATGAAGCAGAGGGCTTTGCCCGAAAACCAAAGCAGCGGCCAAGACCCGAGCCACTCTTCATACCACCAAAAGCTGGCACCTTTATTGCACCACCTGTTTATTCCAACATTACTCCGTATCAGAGCCATTTACGGTCACCCGTTCGTCTGGCAGACCATCCTTCAGACAGGAACTTTGAGCTACCTCCTTACACTCCTCCACCAATCCTTAGTCCAGTGAGAGAAGGATCTGGGCTGTATTTTAATGCTATCCTCTCTTCAAGCAGTCATTCGGTTCCACCTCCAATGACTCCCAAAAGTGGTCACAGAACTCTGCTTAGATCAA ACAGTGCAGAAGTTACTCCTCCAATTCTTACGGTGGTGGGGGAAGCCACCCCAGTCAGCATTGAACC GCGAATAAATGTAGGAACTCGCTTTCAAGCAGAAATCCCATCACTCCAAGACAGATCTCTGGCAGAAGCTGATGAACATAAAGCAGAGCTGGTGTGGCAGCCATGGGGTGACTTGGAAACCAACAAAGTCACCCAAGAGAATG TGGAAAACCTGCTAGCTGCTGCCTGTTCAAGCATTTTTCCTGGGGCTGGAACCAACCAGGAGCTGGCGTTGCATTTCTTACATGAAGAAAAGGGAAGCATTCTG GGAGCTCTGACCAAACTGCTGTTGAAGAAGCCAGTGCGACCGCCTTCCCACCCTTTGGCAGATTATCACTACACAG GATCAGACAAGTGGAAGGTTTCTGAAAAAAAGCTGTTCAACAAAGGGATTGCAATCTACAAAAAAGACTTTTTCTTGGTCCAAAAGCTC ataaaaaccaaaacagtgtCTCAGTGTGTGGAATTCTACTACACGTACAAAAAACAGGTGAAAATTGGTCGGAATGGGACCTTAATCTTTGGGGACATTGATGGTGCTAATGAGAGATCTATGAAAGATGAAGCTGAAGTTGACATCAAA AGTTCCCATAGGTTTGCACGTGTTCTTCCTCTCAGAAGAGACATCTTCAGTGAGGAACAAGGGcatgtggaggaggaggaagaagaggaggaagaagaggaggcagaggaagggtTGGATAACAGAAAGAGGAGTGCCGATGCTCTGAAAGATGAACAGACACTACAGGATGGTGCAATA GCCAGCGACACCAATATGAGGAGTCACGAGACAACTGTCACAGGAAGGATTGGGAGGAAGCCAAGGGAGACAACAGTGAAGCCTCGAAAGCCTATTACTGCTCCAGtgcagaggaagaagaggaaacagAAGATAAAATCAGATGCTACCagtaaaacacaaaatacagaaaacacatttccatGTAAAAAATGTGGCAG GGTGTTCTACAAGGTGAAAAGCCGCAGTGCTCACATGAAGAGCCACGCGGAGCAGGAGAAGAAGGCAGCGGCgctgaagcagcaagagaaggagGCGttggcggcggcggcagcagcccGCCGCCAGGCCCAGCAGGAAGAGAGCAGTgacagtgggagcagcagcgCCGGGAGCAGCAGCGCCAGCTCAGATGAAGATGGAGAAATATAG